The Natranaerovirga pectinivora genome includes a window with the following:
- a CDS encoding dihydroorotate dehydrogenase — protein sequence MDLSVKIGSVQLKNPVMTASGTFGSGKEYSEFVDLNELGAVVVKGIASKPWDGNPTPRVAETYGGMLNAVGLQNPGVDHFIKNDIPFLKKFDTKIVVNIAGRTVEDYCEVVEKLSDTEVDLLELNISCPNVKEGGIAFGTQAKMIERVTSEVKRHSKQPLIVKLSPNVTDIAEMALAAEAGGADALSLINTLLGMKIDIHKREFALANKMGGLSGPAIKPVAVRMVYQVAQAVKVPIIGMGGIMNGEDAIEFMMAGATGVAVGTANFANPFATMEVLDGIKGYMDRYGVKDVKELIGLAVGNIEFNCM from the coding sequence ATGGATTTAAGTGTAAAGATCGGATCAGTCCAATTAAAAAACCCTGTAATGACAGCTTCAGGTACCTTTGGTTCAGGAAAAGAATATAGCGAATTTGTGGATCTTAATGAATTAGGTGCAGTCGTTGTTAAAGGGATTGCCAGTAAACCTTGGGATGGGAATCCTACACCAAGAGTGGCAGAAACATACGGTGGTATGCTTAATGCAGTAGGGCTTCAGAATCCAGGTGTAGATCACTTTATAAAAAATGATATCCCCTTTTTAAAGAAATTTGACACTAAGATTGTTGTGAATATTGCTGGTAGAACTGTTGAAGATTATTGTGAAGTGGTAGAGAAGTTAAGTGATACAGAAGTTGATTTATTAGAGTTAAATATTTCTTGTCCTAATGTTAAAGAGGGTGGGATTGCTTTTGGTACTCAAGCTAAGATGATTGAAAGAGTGACCAGTGAAGTTAAAAGGCATTCTAAACAACCTTTAATTGTAAAGTTAAGTCCTAATGTAACAGATATAGCTGAAATGGCTTTAGCAGCAGAAGCAGGTGGTGCAGATGCTTTATCTCTTATTAATACCCTTTTAGGGATGAAAATTGATATCCATAAAAGAGAGTTTGCCCTTGCCAATAAAATGGGTGGATTGTCTGGACCTGCTATTAAGCCTGTTGCTGTTAGGATGGTTTATCAAGTGGCTCAAGCGGTTAAAGTGCCTATTATTGGTATGGGTGGTATTATGAATGGTGAAGATGCTATTGAGTTTATGATGGCAGGTGCTACTGGGGTTGCTGTTGGGACTGCTAATTTTGCTAATCCTTTTGCGACTATGGAAGTTTTAGATGGGATTAAGGGTTATATGGATCGATATGGGGTTAAGGATGTTAAAGAATTGATTGGGTTGGCTGTTGGAAATATTGAATTTAATTGTATGTGA
- the pyrE gene encoding orotate phosphoribosyltransferase has product MEQYKKEFIEFMVDCQVLKFGDFVTKSGRKTPFFVNTGFYRTGQQLRKLGEFYSKAITQVFGKDFNILFGPAYKGIPLSVATSMALSEHFDMDVNYCANRKEVKDHGDTGILLGSPINDGDKIVIIEDVTTAGTSIEETMPILKKQGDVDVLGLVVSVDRMERGKGEKSALSEIQEKYSIKTTAIVTMAEVVEHLHNKPYKGEVIINDRIKEAIDAYYVQYGVK; this is encoded by the coding sequence ATGGAACAATATAAAAAAGAGTTTATTGAGTTTATGGTGGATTGTCAGGTTTTGAAGTTTGGGGATTTTGTTACTAAGAGTGGGCGTAAGACACCATTTTTTGTGAATACTGGGTTTTATAGAACTGGTCAGCAGCTTAGGAAGTTAGGGGAGTTTTATTCTAAGGCTATTACCCAAGTGTTTGGTAAGGATTTTAATATTTTATTTGGGCCTGCTTATAAAGGGATTCCTTTAAGTGTTGCTACTTCTATGGCACTTAGTGAGCATTTTGATATGGATGTTAATTATTGTGCAAATCGTAAAGAAGTTAAGGATCACGGTGATACGGGGATTCTTTTAGGAAGTCCTATTAATGATGGTGACAAGATTGTTATTATTGAAGATGTTACAACAGCAGGAACTTCTATTGAAGAGACAATGCCTATTCTAAAGAAACAAGGGGATGTGGATGTTTTAGGGTTAGTTGTTTCTGTTGATAGAATGGAAAGAGGTAAAGGGGAAAAAAGCGCTTTATCTGAGATTCAAGAAAAGTATAGTATTAAAACCACAGCCATTGTTACAATGGCAGAGGTAGTTGAACATTTGCACAATAAACCTTATAAAGGTGAAGTTATTATCAATGATAGGATTAAAGAGGCCATTGATGCCTATTATGTTCAATATGGTGTAAAGTAG
- a CDS encoding ABC transporter substrate binding protein, translated as MKKCYLYFSKSLLFFLLFFLIFPQVQAVADENLNPSRILFISSYSPSFPTFDLQIEGLRSVLDETKVEFKIEYMDTKNFPSKENTLRFYESMKYKLNILDPFDVVVVADDNALQFAIDYQQELFSETPIVFLGINDLDRAKLAGANDLMTGVVEYVSMEKTIELAMALMPNATEIIALGDSTETGVAELQIFNNVVKDIENIESRVLNVGDYTFEEMAIEIQNISPNTIVLLLSFYQDKTGRVITYNEVYRFTTANASFPIFRIYSEGIGEGFLGGKVVNHFEQGKSAGIMVQDILDGQDVSGIPILEVSPNVYMFDHNIIEKFNINISLLPEDAVIINRKIGFYDQYTLLFWISLSIFIFLVAIIVIMFINTRRRKKAERELLESNEQLTALYEELEASDEELRHQFEIIQESNEKLEVSKERYKYVFLASNEGLWDIDVEKKQVYLSKEWYKTFFGSEFNSENISIKDWMDIIYPEDIHIVKRMVDQIQASYTKKISCEYRVLDINKNIVWVQQSSISFYNNRGKLTRVIGSHSNITSRKNQEINIKRLAYNDTLTGLPNRLALQNKLISIIQKENQRACGALMFLDVDNFKYVNDTYGHIIGDKVLMEIGNRLQTIKSENISIYRFGGDEFIILINKEKDIDAIKSIAAKIIDLFQHKYSINQQRFYLTTSIGIVMYPNDGTDPNNLIKDADSAMYKAKDKGKNQYMFFNKSMNQEIYDRMYIHNNLRTALEENQFQLHYQPQIDSKSKKVIGFEALIRWETEEFGFIPPLKFIKIAEESDMIIKIGNWILKEAAKFSKEINQYNKDNYIVSVNVSSVQLKQDNFVETVKKIIKEAGALPKNMGIEITETSLMDNFESNANKVKKLRELGIKVALDDFGTGYSSLNYLRQLPINILKLDKSFIEDLLKNNNIYNLTEDIILMSQKLGLTVVAEGVEMKDQFDLLSNYNCDIIQGYLVSRPIPKEEAVKFIGPEVEFLI; from the coding sequence ATGAAAAAATGTTATTTGTATTTTAGTAAATCTTTGCTTTTTTTTCTTTTGTTTTTCTTGATTTTTCCACAAGTACAAGCAGTAGCGGATGAAAACTTGAATCCAAGTCGTATATTATTTATAAGTTCTTACTCACCAAGTTTTCCAACTTTTGATCTTCAGATTGAGGGATTGCGCTCTGTACTAGATGAGACCAAAGTAGAATTTAAAATAGAGTATATGGATACAAAAAATTTCCCATCTAAAGAGAATACCCTTAGGTTTTATGAATCTATGAAATATAAGCTTAATATATTAGATCCTTTTGATGTTGTAGTAGTAGCAGACGATAATGCTTTGCAGTTTGCAATAGACTATCAACAAGAATTATTTAGTGAAACGCCAATTGTATTCCTTGGTATAAATGATCTAGATCGTGCTAAATTGGCTGGGGCAAATGATTTGATGACTGGTGTGGTAGAATATGTTTCAATGGAAAAAACCATTGAATTGGCAATGGCACTAATGCCTAATGCTACAGAAATAATTGCACTAGGTGATTCCACAGAAACAGGAGTAGCAGAACTTCAAATTTTTAATAATGTAGTAAAAGATATTGAAAATATAGAGTCAAGAGTGTTGAATGTTGGAGATTATACATTCGAAGAAATGGCAATAGAAATACAGAATATAAGCCCTAATACTATTGTATTATTGCTTTCTTTTTATCAAGATAAAACAGGTAGAGTTATTACATATAATGAAGTTTATAGATTCACAACTGCTAATGCTAGCTTTCCAATATTTAGAATTTATTCAGAAGGCATTGGAGAAGGATTTTTAGGCGGCAAGGTTGTAAATCATTTTGAACAGGGAAAAAGTGCAGGTATTATGGTTCAGGATATACTTGATGGTCAAGACGTCAGTGGAATACCTATTTTAGAAGTAAGTCCTAATGTATATATGTTTGATCATAATATAATAGAAAAGTTTAATATTAATATATCTTTATTACCAGAAGATGCAGTAATTATTAATAGGAAGATTGGTTTTTATGACCAGTATACCTTACTATTTTGGATTAGTTTAAGCATATTTATTTTTCTCGTAGCAATTATTGTAATTATGTTTATTAATACTAGAAGGCGTAAAAAAGCGGAAAGAGAATTACTTGAGAGCAATGAACAATTAACTGCTTTGTATGAGGAATTAGAAGCTTCAGATGAAGAGTTAAGACATCAATTTGAGATTATTCAAGAAAGCAATGAAAAACTTGAGGTTAGTAAAGAAAGGTATAAATATGTTTTTCTCGCAAGCAATGAGGGGTTATGGGATATAGATGTAGAAAAAAAACAAGTGTATTTATCGAAGGAATGGTATAAAACATTCTTTGGATCTGAATTTAATTCAGAGAATATAAGTATAAAAGATTGGATGGATATTATATACCCAGAGGATATTCATATTGTTAAAAGAATGGTAGACCAAATTCAAGCTTCATATACAAAGAAAATCAGTTGTGAATATCGAGTTTTAGATATTAACAAAAATATTGTATGGGTACAGCAAAGCAGTATATCATTTTACAATAATAGAGGTAAACTTACTAGAGTTATTGGGTCCCATTCAAATATTACTTCAAGGAAAAATCAAGAAATAAATATAAAAAGACTAGCCTATAATGATACTTTGACAGGCTTACCTAATCGATTGGCTTTGCAAAATAAGTTAATCAGTATAATACAAAAAGAAAATCAAAGAGCGTGTGGCGCATTAATGTTTTTAGATGTAGATAATTTTAAATATGTAAATGATACCTACGGACATATTATAGGCGATAAAGTTTTAATGGAAATAGGCAATAGGTTGCAAACAATAAAAAGTGAAAATATATCCATTTATCGATTTGGTGGGGATGAATTTATCATATTAATTAATAAAGAAAAGGATATAGATGCTATAAAAAGCATAGCCGCAAAGATTATAGATTTGTTTCAGCATAAGTATAGCATAAACCAACAAAGGTTTTACCTGACGACGAGTATAGGCATTGTAATGTATCCAAATGATGGAACAGATCCTAATAATTTGATTAAGGATGCAGACTCTGCTATGTATAAGGCTAAAGACAAAGGGAAAAATCAATATATGTTCTTTAATAAATCAATGAATCAAGAGATTTATGATAGAATGTATATTCACAATAATTTAAGAACTGCTCTAGAAGAAAATCAATTTCAACTCCATTATCAACCACAAATTGATTCAAAAAGCAAAAAAGTAATAGGGTTTGAAGCATTAATAAGATGGGAAACAGAAGAATTTGGTTTTATTCCGCCACTTAAATTTATTAAAATAGCCGAAGAATCAGATATGATAATAAAAATAGGAAATTGGATACTAAAAGAGGCAGCTAAGTTTTCAAAAGAAATCAATCAATATAATAAAGACAATTACATAGTATCTGTAAATGTTTCTTCTGTTCAATTAAAACAAGATAATTTTGTGGAAACAGTAAAAAAAATTATTAAAGAAGCAGGGGCTCTTCCAAAAAATATGGGAATCGAAATAACAGAAACATCACTTATGGACAATTTTGAGTCTAATGCAAATAAAGTAAAAAAACTTAGAGAACTAGGAATTAAAGTGGCTTTAGATGATTTTGGAACAGGGTATTCATCTTTAAATTATTTAAGACAATTGCCAATAAATATATTAAAATTAGATAAGTCTTTTATAGAAGACTTACTGAAGAACAATAATATTTATAATCTAACAGAAGACATAATATTAATGTCTCAAAAGCTAGGTTTAACAGTTGTAGCAGAAGGGGTAGAAATGAAAGATCAATTTGATTTATTATCAAATTATAATTGTGATATTATACAAGGCTATCTAGTTAGTAGACCCATACCAAAAGAAGAAGCGGTTAAGTTTATTGGTCCAGAAGTTGAATTTTTGATTTAA
- a CDS encoding DUF116 domain-containing protein, with the protein MDFLTYSLNQNNTDYYKDIANFTNIVINKSYDYKTLDPLINRFINKSSLQKNSNQRDECLLDLLMLGTFWKVYSSNADRYSCNLSKIMILLNRFSYKNRFIKKTYQSFKPLFLKQIVKSSNTNCTLVPSIDNFRRILNWLWASGEFSIELIRLEKWFDFFIESTDFHKNIREILFFSTWFDEESNFYLGKYTSNVDFYIHDLNNSNSIKKDYIFCSRKKVEYHLNMTGAEIMNRCYRESFGKTTTKFIFVPSCLRFYNNKKCQSQWTELGNSCTGCHSQCSLYKITQLGAYYNVKTKIISHESSISSNKGILSTENGTIGVIGIACVLTLLSGGWRLKNMGIAAQCVLLDYCGCSNHWLDSDQPTNINIAQLNHLLSGTIETLDNTCTSGN; encoded by the coding sequence ATGGATTTTCTTACTTATTCATTAAATCAAAATAATACGGATTATTATAAAGATATTGCTAATTTTACCAATATAGTAATTAATAAGAGTTATGACTATAAAACTCTTGATCCCCTTATAAATCGCTTTATAAACAAATCCTCCTTACAAAAAAATAGCAATCAAAGGGATGAGTGCTTATTAGATTTATTAATGTTAGGCACTTTTTGGAAAGTTTATAGCTCTAATGCCGATCGCTATTCTTGTAATCTGTCAAAGATTATGATTCTTCTAAACCGTTTTTCCTATAAAAATAGATTTATAAAAAAAACCTATCAATCCTTTAAGCCCCTCTTCTTAAAACAGATTGTAAAAAGTAGTAATACTAATTGCACTTTAGTACCATCAATAGATAATTTTAGACGAATATTAAATTGGTTATGGGCCTCTGGAGAGTTTTCTATTGAACTAATAAGATTAGAAAAATGGTTTGATTTTTTTATTGAATCTACTGACTTTCACAAAAACATTCGAGAGATATTATTTTTTTCTACTTGGTTTGATGAAGAAAGCAATTTTTATTTAGGAAAATATACTTCAAATGTTGATTTTTACATACATGACTTAAACAATAGTAATTCTATAAAAAAGGACTATATCTTTTGTAGTAGGAAAAAAGTTGAGTATCATTTGAATATGACTGGTGCAGAAATAATGAATCGGTGTTATCGAGAATCTTTTGGAAAAACAACCACTAAATTCATTTTTGTTCCTAGTTGTCTAAGATTTTATAATAATAAAAAGTGTCAATCTCAATGGACTGAATTAGGCAATTCTTGTACAGGATGTCATTCTCAATGCAGTTTATACAAAATAACTCAACTTGGTGCTTACTATAATGTAAAAACTAAAATAATCTCACATGAATCCTCTATTTCTTCAAATAAAGGTATTTTATCAACTGAAAATGGTACCATTGGCGTTATTGGTATTGCCTGTGTATTAACTCTGTTATCAGGGGGATGGCGCTTAAAAAACATGGGCATAGCCGCTCAGTGTGTGCTCCTAGATTACTGTGGTTGTAGTAACCATTGGTTAGATTCTGATCAACCTACAAATATTAATATAGCTCAATTAAATCATTTATTATCTGGTACTATTGAAACCTTGGATAATACCTGTACAAGTGGTAACTAG
- a CDS encoding bacteriohemerythrin, which yields MILKWNNNMELGIPSIDDQHKNLVEMCQKAFEWTKEIEEGVDYYDQISQMLESVKEYTIEHFEFEENLMKEAGFEQLLEHEVEHSFFVKKLDRLNKRDYDEPQEQKQFILNLSQFLFDWLVHHILETDKKYVDTIKRD from the coding sequence ATGATATTAAAATGGAATAATAATATGGAACTAGGAATACCAAGTATTGATGATCAACATAAAAATTTAGTAGAAATGTGCCAAAAGGCCTTTGAATGGACAAAAGAAATTGAAGAAGGCGTAGATTATTATGACCAAATAAGTCAAATGCTAGAAAGTGTTAAAGAATATACCATAGAGCACTTTGAATTTGAAGAAAACTTAATGAAAGAAGCTGGGTTTGAACAGTTATTAGAACATGAAGTGGAACACAGTTTTTTTGTAAAGAAACTTGATAGATTAAATAAAAGGGACTATGATGAGCCTCAAGAACAAAAACAATTTATTTTAAATTTATCACAATTCTTATTTGATTGGTTAGTACATCATATATTAGAAACAGATAAAAAATATGTAGATACAATAAAAAGAGATTAA